In Hydrogenoanaerobacterium saccharovorans, a single window of DNA contains:
- a CDS encoding type II secretion system F family protein, with product MTAAEKGKRQLSPSEISGFCAQLALIIKAGISVREGISIMIGDSSEGRGKEILHIILSHIEEGRTLAFALEQCGCFPKYVVDMVGIGEASGRLDEVMDSLCAYYERNEAINKSIKNAVTYPMVMIAMMAVVIGVLVVKVLPIFNQVFRQLGSEMSAFSQSIMNFGAVLSRYSMWIVAVILILVLIALILKQTKRGRAALSRFTGSLPLTRRLSAKIAAGRFASAMSLMLSSGLDTDSSLDMAGQLVENEKTKGEIKMLKQLMEDGTSFSDALTRINVFSGVYASMLAVGFKTGAVDTVMKKIAQRYEDEIDTHISNIISVLEPTLVAVLSIIVGMILLSVMLPLMGIMSSIG from the coding sequence GACAGCAGCAGAAAAGGGCAAAAGGCAGCTATCCCCCAGTGAAATCTCCGGTTTTTGTGCCCAGTTGGCGCTTATTATAAAAGCGGGCATTTCAGTAAGAGAGGGCATTTCGATTATGATTGGCGACAGCAGCGAAGGCCGAGGCAAAGAGATTCTGCATATTATCCTGTCTCATATCGAAGAAGGCCGTACGCTTGCTTTTGCGCTGGAGCAGTGCGGCTGCTTTCCCAAATATGTGGTGGATATGGTGGGAATCGGCGAGGCATCGGGCCGATTGGATGAAGTGATGGATTCGCTTTGCGCTTACTATGAGCGCAACGAGGCAATCAATAAAAGCATCAAAAACGCTGTTACCTATCCTATGGTAATGATAGCAATGATGGCGGTTGTAATTGGGGTATTGGTTGTAAAAGTGCTGCCTATTTTCAATCAGGTATTTCGGCAGCTTGGCAGTGAGATGTCTGCATTTTCGCAGAGTATTATGAACTTTGGTGCAGTGCTCAGCCGCTATTCTATGTGGATTGTTGCGGTAATATTGATTTTAGTATTAATTGCGTTAATATTAAAACAAACCAAAAGGGGCAGAGCTGCGCTTTCGCGTTTTACCGGTTCTTTGCCGTTGACACGCAGGCTGTCGGCTAAAATAGCTGCCGGGCGGTTTGCGTCGGCGATGTCACTCATGCTTTCCAGCGGGTTGGACACCGACAGCTCGCTTGATATGGCAGGCCAGCTGGTAGAGAACGAAAAGACAAAAGGCGAAATTAAGATGCTTAAACAGCTGATGGAAGACGGCACCTCGTTTTCGGATGCATTGACGAGGATTAACGTTTTTTCAGGCGTGTATGCAAGTATGCTTGCGGTGGGTTTTAAAACAGGCGCGGTAGATACGGTTATGAAAAAAATTGCACAGCGTTACGAAGACGAAATTGATACCCATATTTCCAACATCATTTCGGTGTTGGAGCCTACTTTGGTAGCGGTTCTTTCCATTATTGTGGGTATGATTTTGCTTTCAGTCATGCTGCCGCTGATGGGCATTATGTCATCGATTGGCTAA
- a CDS encoding DUF4860 domain-containing protein — protein sequence MEEKGHVTDLLFTLALFCVFAASALLVVLMGANVYKQTAAGMAQNYNTRTSISYLAEKIRQNDVANGIKIESIDGKDALVLEQTVGKSTYQTWIYSSDGMLREVMVAAGTKVEAADGQPIMEIENLQVEQDIPGMISLTATDLDGKVAVLKMALRCSAD from the coding sequence ATGGAAGAAAAAGGACATGTGACAGACTTGCTGTTTACATTAGCCTTATTTTGTGTGTTTGCAGCTTCTGCCCTTTTGGTGGTGCTTATGGGGGCGAATGTGTATAAACAAACGGCAGCGGGCATGGCGCAAAACTACAATACACGCACCTCTATTTCGTACCTTGCCGAAAAAATTAGGCAAAACGATGTTGCAAACGGGATTAAGATAGAAAGTATTGATGGCAAAGACGCATTGGTTTTGGAACAAACGGTGGGAAAGTCCACTTATCAAACATGGATTTACAGCAGCGATGGGATGTTGCGTGAAGTTATGGTTGCTGCGGGAACAAAAGTAGAGGCAGCGGACGGGCAGCCGATTATGGAGATTGAAAACTTGCAGGTAGAACAGGACATACCAGGTATGATAAGCCTCACAGCAACGGATTTGGACGGAAAGGTTGCTGTGTTAAAGATGGCTCTTCGATGTTCCGCCGATTGA